One segment of Pseudomonas sp. FP2196 DNA contains the following:
- the surA gene encoding peptidylprolyl isomerase SurA, with protein sequence MKTKLSDCLRPLMLGALFLGTAANAAVQSIDKVVAIVDNDVVMQSQLDQRVHEVQQTIAKRGGGSPPPGVLDQQVLERLIVENLQLQIGERSGIRITDEELNQAVGTIAQRNNMTIDQFRAALARDGLSYDDARDQIRREMIISRVRQRRVAERIQVSEQEVKNFLASDLGKMQLSEELHLANILIPTPESANSEAIQNAARQAMEIYQQLKQGADFGQLAVAKSASDNALEGGDMGWRKAAQLPPPFDRELSSMAVGDVTQPARTPGGFIILKLLAKRGGEAQTRDEVHVRHILVKPSPIRDEAKTKALVQSLYERIVAGEDFATLAKSYSEDPGSALNGGDLNWIDPNVLVPEFREVMAKTPQGQLSKPFQTQYGWHVLEVLGRRATDSTEQAREQQAMTVLRNRKYDEELQTWLRQIRDEAYVEIKLPGADQAAQ encoded by the coding sequence GTGAAGACCAAGCTTTCTGATTGTCTGCGCCCGCTGATGCTGGGCGCGCTGTTCCTGGGTACTGCGGCCAACGCCGCAGTACAGTCCATCGATAAAGTGGTAGCGATCGTCGACAACGACGTGGTCATGCAGAGCCAACTGGATCAGCGCGTCCATGAAGTTCAGCAGACCATCGCCAAGCGTGGCGGCGGCTCGCCACCTCCAGGCGTACTGGATCAGCAGGTGCTCGAACGCCTGATCGTCGAAAACCTGCAATTGCAGATTGGCGAACGTTCCGGCATTCGTATCACCGATGAAGAACTGAACCAGGCTGTCGGCACCATCGCACAGCGCAACAACATGACTATTGACCAGTTCCGCGCCGCTCTGGCTCGCGATGGCCTGTCTTACGACGACGCCCGTGACCAGATCCGTCGCGAGATGATCATCAGCCGTGTGCGTCAGCGCCGCGTAGCCGAACGCATTCAGGTGTCCGAGCAGGAAGTGAAGAACTTCCTCGCCTCCGACCTGGGCAAGATGCAACTGTCCGAAGAACTGCACCTGGCCAACATCCTGATCCCGACCCCGGAAAGCGCCAACTCTGAAGCGATTCAGAATGCTGCGCGTCAGGCTATGGAGATTTACCAGCAGCTCAAGCAAGGCGCCGACTTCGGTCAATTGGCCGTGGCCAAATCCGCCAGCGACAACGCACTGGAAGGCGGCGACATGGGCTGGCGTAAAGCTGCTCAACTGCCACCGCCGTTCGATCGCGAGTTGAGCAGCATGGCAGTCGGAGACGTGACTCAGCCGGCACGCACTCCAGGTGGTTTCATCATCCTGAAGTTGCTGGCCAAACGCGGTGGCGAGGCCCAGACCCGTGATGAGGTGCATGTGCGCCACATCCTGGTCAAGCCGAGCCCGATCCGCGACGAAGCCAAGACCAAAGCCCTGGTTCAGTCGTTGTATGAGCGCATCGTGGCAGGCGAAGATTTCGCCACCCTGGCAAAAAGCTACTCCGAAGACCCGGGCTCCGCGCTTAACGGCGGCGATCTGAACTGGATCGACCCGAACGTATTGGTGCCGGAATTCCGCGAAGTGATGGCCAAGACCCCACAAGGTCAGCTGTCCAAGCCGTTCCAGACCCAATACGGCTGGCACGTTCTGGAAGTCCTTGGCCGTCGCGCCACGGACAGCACCGAACAGGCTCGCGAGCAGCAGGCCATGACCGTACTGCGTAACCGCAAATACGACGAAGAGCTGCAAACCTGGCTGCGTCAGATCCGTGACGAAGCTTACGTAGAGATCAAACTCCCTGGTGCAGACCAGGCAGCGCAGTGA
- the pdxA gene encoding 4-hydroxythreonine-4-phosphate dehydrogenase PdxA, whose translation MKPKRFALTPGEPAGIGPDLCLLLASQAQPHPLIAVTSRDLLLERAAQLGLAVNLLDVGPDLWPDVPAPANSLYVWDTPLSAPVVAGQLDKANAAFVLETLTRAGNGCLNGDFAGMITAPVHKGVINDSGIAFSGHTEFLADLTHTTQVVMMLATRGLRVALVTTHLPLREIADAITAERLERVTRILHADLQDKFGIAQPRILVCGLNPHAGEGGHLGHEEIDIIEPTLERLRGEGMDLRGPLPADTLFTPKYLEHCDAVLAMYHDQGLPVLKYKGFGAAVNVTLGLPIIRTSVDHGTALDLAGSGKIDTGSLQVALETAYQMAETRL comes from the coding sequence GTGAAACCCAAGCGTTTCGCGCTGACACCCGGCGAACCAGCCGGCATCGGTCCCGACCTGTGCCTGCTGCTCGCCTCGCAAGCCCAGCCTCATCCCCTGATTGCCGTCACCAGCCGCGACCTGCTCCTTGAGCGTGCCGCCCAGCTGGGGCTGGCTGTCAATTTGCTGGACGTCGGACCTGATCTCTGGCCAGACGTCCCGGCGCCTGCCAACAGTCTTTACGTCTGGGACACACCGCTCAGCGCCCCCGTGGTCGCCGGGCAACTGGACAAGGCCAATGCCGCGTTCGTCCTCGAAACCCTGACCCGCGCCGGCAACGGCTGCCTGAACGGCGACTTCGCCGGGATGATCACCGCTCCGGTGCACAAGGGCGTGATCAACGACTCAGGCATCGCGTTCTCCGGGCACACGGAATTTCTCGCCGACCTGACGCACACCACACAAGTGGTGATGATGCTCGCCACCCGCGGTTTGCGCGTGGCCCTGGTCACCACTCACCTGCCCCTGCGCGAGATTGCCGATGCAATCACAGCGGAGCGGCTTGAGCGGGTCACGCGGATTCTGCACGCCGACCTGCAAGACAAATTCGGCATCGCCCAGCCACGCATCCTGGTGTGCGGGCTCAACCCGCACGCCGGTGAAGGCGGACACCTGGGCCATGAAGAAATCGACATCATCGAACCCACCTTAGAGCGCCTGCGCGGCGAGGGCATGGACCTTCGTGGCCCGCTGCCTGCCGACACTCTGTTTACCCCCAAATATCTGGAGCACTGCGACGCAGTGCTGGCGATGTACCACGACCAGGGCCTGCCCGTGCTGAAGTACAAAGGCTTCGGCGCCGCCGTCAACGTGACCCTCGGCCTGCCGATCATCCGCACTTCGGTCGATCATGGCACCGCCCTGGATCTTGCCGGCAGCGGCAAGATCGACACCGGCAGCCTGCAAGTCGCCCTGGAAACCGCCTACCAGATGGCCGAGACCCGTTTATGA